One genomic region from Euleptes europaea isolate rEulEur1 chromosome 6, rEulEur1.hap1, whole genome shotgun sequence encodes:
- the FBXO3 gene encoding F-box only protein 3: protein MAASVELDLLPLYLEQLPTDPLLHILSLLDYRDLMSCCCVSRRLNQISNHDPLWRRHCEKYWLVSENEKSQRNKSWKAIFMDIYSDFGRYIQYYATLKKAWDDLEKYLAQRCPRMIGSLKDSVQEEDLDAVEAQIGCKLPDDYRCSFRIHNGQKLVVPGLMGSMALSNHYRSEDLLDIDTAAGGFQQRLGLKQCLPLTFCIHTGLSQYMALESVEGRYSYEIFYQCPDQMARNPSAIDMFITGSSYLEWFTTYVNNVVTGGYPIIRDQIFRYVHDKDCVARTGDITVSVSTSFLPELSSIHPPHYFFTYRIRIEMSKDALPEKACQLDSRYWRITNAKGDVEEVQGPGVVGEFPIIGPGRVYEYTSCTTFATTSGYMEGYYTFHCLYYKEKFFNVTIPRFHMVCPTFKVSTARMVSWGNCCLFLESLETIHDEWDMDEDEYYSLNSDDYEDPHRTLDNM, encoded by the exons ATGGCGGCGTCCGTGGAGCTGGACCTGCTCCCCCTCTACCTGGAGCAGCTGCCCACCGACCCCTTGCTGCACATCCTTAGCCTTCTGGATTACAGGGACCTTATGAG CTGCTGTTGTGTAAGTCGTAGATTAAATCAGATTTCGAATCATGATCCGTTATGGCGGAGGCACTGTGAGAAATACTGGCTTGTGTCTGA AAATGAGAAATCTCAGAGAAATAAGAGCTGGAAGGCAATATTTATGGATATATATTCTGATTTTGGAAGGTATATTCAGTATTACGCTACACTTAAAAAAGCCTGGGATGATTTGGAAAAATATTTGGCACAGCGCTGTCCTCGGATGATTGGTTCTTTGAAAG ACAGTGTGCAGGAGGAAGACCTGGATGCTGTAGAAGCACAAATTGGTTGCAAACTCCCTGATGACTATCGATGTTCATTTCGGATCCATAATGGACAGAAGCTAGTTGTGCCAGG TTTGATGGGAAGTATGGCACTTTCCAATCATTATCGCTCTGAGGACTTGTTGGACATTGACACAGCAGCTGGCGGTTTTCAGCAGCGGCTTGGACTGAAACAATGCCTCCCGTTAACCTTTTGCATTCACACTGGATTGAGTCAGTATATGGCTTTGGAGAGCGTGGAGGGTCGCTATAGTTATGAGATCTTCTACCAATGTCCA GATCAAATGGCCCGAAACCCCTCTGCGATTGATATGTTTATTACAG GTAGTTCTTATTTGGAATGGTTCACCACCTATGTAAACAATGTAGTAACTGGAGGCTATCCCATCATCAGGGACCAGATTTTCAG aTATGTCCATGATAAAGATTGTGTAGCAAGAACAGGAGACATTACTGTTTCAGTCTCCACATCATTTCTACCTGAACTCAGTTCAATACATCCACCTCACTATTTCTTCACCTACAGAATCAG AATTGAAATGTCCAAAGATGCACTTCCAGAGAAGGCATGTCAACTGGACAGTCGTTACTGGAGAATAACTAATGCCAAAGGTGATGTAGAGGAGGTTCAGGGCCCAGGAGTTGTAG gagaattTCCAATAATAGGCCCTGGTCGAGTTTATGAATATACTAGCTGTACAACATTTGCCACTACATCAGGGTATATGGAGGGGTACTATACATTCCATTGTCTCTACTACAAAGAAAAGTTTTTTAATGTCACCATTCCTAGATTTCATATGGTTTGCCCAACATTCAAGGTATCCACAGCACGCATGGTAAGTTGGGGGAATTGTTGCTTATTTTTAGAGTCTTTA GAAACCATTCATGATGAATGGGATATGGATGAGGATGAATACTACTCATTGAACTCCGATGACTATGAAGACCCGCATAGAACGCTGGACAATATGTAG